Part of the Nocardia farcinica genome, AGCAGGCCGAGCACCACCACGAGGATCAGGTCCATCAGGATCAGCAGATCCCGGTCGACCTCGGTGAGGCTGCCCGCCGTCGCGAAGCCCACCAGCAGTGCCGCCAGCATGAGGATGGCGATGGGGGTGAACACCCGGGTCAGCACCGGGGCGATGTTCTCCACCACGCTCTGCTTGGCCTCCACCAGCCAGGCCGCGACCACGGCCGCGCCCGCCGGTCCGAACGGCAGCACCACGTGCTCCATCACGCCCTCGACGTCCATCTCCAGCGCCTGTAGCGCCGCGCCGGTGAGGCCGACGAGCACCATACCGCCCAGTGCCAACAGGCTCAGGTAGACCAGCCACTCGCCGGTGAACCGGAGGAAGTCCATGCGCCGCCGATCCGAGCGCCACGCGCCGCCGACGTAGGCGAAGCCGACCACGAACCACAGCACCAGCGGCGCGTGGATCGCGGCGATGATCTCCGTCGCCCCCTCCGGCTCGAACGGGAAGACGTTCACCACCATCCCGACCACCGCGAACGGCACCACCAGCGCCGCCGCGGCCAGCGGCGGCATCCGCCGCTTCCACGCGAAGTAGGCGGTGAGGAACGGCAGCACGAACAAGCCGGCATTGCGGGCGAAGACGTGCGGTTCGATCCCCGCGGTCAACGCGATCTTGATGGCCGCGCCCGCGCCCAGTGCCAGCGCCAGCACGACCGCCAGCTCCCGGCTGGCCGCGCGCCCGCTGCCGTCCGGTCCGTCCGGCAGCAGCACCAGCTGCTTCCACAGCCGCTCCGAATGCTCGCGCGCGAACTCGCGGGAGATGCTGTCCACGCTGCCCATCCGTTTGACCGCGACCAGGAACGCTTCGTCGGCCGCCAGCCCCGACCCGGTCAGATCCGAGATCTGGCCGCGCAGATGATCTTCCATCTCGTCCACATCGGCCGCCGAGATCGCCCGGTGCCGCTCGACG contains:
- a CDS encoding permease prefix domain 1-containing protein; amino-acid sequence: MTGVDAQLESQIGQWRGYVERHRAISAADVDEMEDHLRGQISDLTGSGLAADEAFLVAVKRMGSVDSISREFAREHSERLWKQLVLLPDGPDGSGRAASRELAVVLALALGAGAAIKIALTAGIEPHVFARNAGLFVLPFLTAYFAWKRRMPPLAAAALVVPFAVVGMVVNVFPFEPEGATEIIAAIHAPLVLWFVVGFAYVGGAWRSDRRRMDFLRFTGEWLVYLSLLALGGMVLVGLTGAALQALEMDVEGVMEHVVLPFGPAGAAVVAAWLVEAKQSVVENIAPVLTRVFTPIAILMLAALLVGFATAGSLTEVDRDLLILMDLILVVVLGLLLYALSARDPLLPAGPFDWLQLVLVGLALAVDVVMLTAMLSRIAEFGATANKTAALGLNLVLLVNLAWSARLLAGFVRGRVSFAAAERWQTRYLPVFGLWAALVVAALPPLFDFA